In the genome of Rhodamnia argentea isolate NSW1041297 chromosome 3, ASM2092103v1, whole genome shotgun sequence, one region contains:
- the LOC115731302 gene encoding zingipain-2-like yields the protein MASILAKNLSICLILVLCACACALDTAASRAYDFPSVTKKFEEWMTRHGRDYRDDAEKAKRLKIFQENLRLVEEFNSAANRTYELGLNKYSDLTNEEFVATYTGYKLPSSTRRNSSKLHSFQDQGPNSIPDSVDWVKNGAVNPIKYQGQCGSCWSFSVVAAVEAITQITSGVLPNLSEQQLIDCATNGGNQGCQGGWMDSGFQYIIDNKGISSESDYPYVGADGTCDKQASSVAAAKISSYTDVNPSEDDMLAAVAMQPVSVALDASGSEFQNYKGGVFAGPCGTSLNHAVAVVGYGADTDGTKFWLIRNSWDVSWGEEGYMRIQRDAGVEGGLCGIASKVSYPVA from the exons ATGGCTTCCATACTCGCAAAAAATCTCTCCATATGCTTGATACTTGTCTTGTGTGCATGTGCATGCGCATTGGACACCGCCGCGTCTCGTGCCTACGACTTCCCGTCCGTGACTAAAAAGTTCGAGGAGTGGATGACTCGGCATGGGCGTGACTATAGAGACGACGCCGAGAAGGCGAAGCGTCTGAAGATTTTCCAGGAAAACCTGCGGCTCGTCGAGGAGTTCAACAGCGCGGCGAACCGGACTTACGAGCTCGGATTGAACAAGTACTCGGATTTAACCAACGAGGAATTTGTGGCAACATATACAGGATACAAATTGCCATCATCAACACGCAGGAATTCCTCCAAACTCCATTCATTTCAGGACCAAGGTCCGAATAGCATTCCGGACAGCGTCGATTGGGTCAAAAACGGTGCAGTCAACCCTATAAAGTACCAAGGCCAATGTG GATCTTGTTGGTCGTTCTCCGTGGTGGCGGCAGTGGAAGCGATCACGCAGATCACCTCAGGCGTGCTGCCAAACCTGTCCGAGCAGCAACTCATAGACTGCGCCACCAACGGCGGCAACCAGGGCTGCCAAGGCGGCTGGATGGACAGCGGCTTCCAGTACATCATCGACAACAAAGGCATCAGCTCCGAGTCGGACTACCCGTACGTCGGGGCCGACGGGACCTGCGACAAGCAGGCCTCGTCCGTCGCCGCGGCCAAGATATCGTCCTACACGGATGTCAACCCGAGCGAGGACGACATGCTGGCAGCCGTGGCGATGCAGCCGGTGTCGGTGGCGCTCGACGCGAGCGGGTCCGAGTTCCAGAATTACAAGGGCGGGGTCTTCGCCGGCCCGTGCGGCACCAGTTTGAACCATGCAGTGGCCGTGGTTGGGTACGGGGCGGACACGGACGGGACCAAGTTCTGGTTGATAAGGAACTCTTGGGACGTTTCGTGGGGCGAGGAAGGGTATATGAGAATTCAAAGGGATGCTGGAGTTGAAGGTGGACTTTGTGGAATTGCTTCGAAAGTTTCTTATCCCGTTGCATAA
- the LOC125314100 gene encoding uncharacterized protein LOC125314100: MAITNGNTWLADMVEDVSGKIEEFCLDVEDCICTDTVNYVESKLKKVRADVTSFCLKFVQEVFTPSPEQASEEVLSDMPPLEITDSYTTSDPAEGDCLQEDSCSLNNYSDVDSGSLGDSTQGVPISQAEATPLKFKDGHKRASLMEGLREDFHGLDTCAYNTSTVKSLHCVSPEEHVSIIPDVAPSNAFVEPIGTYLTDILCACNCAIMAKHREPASRLQVYGCTHYARCDDFTCISLP, encoded by the exons ATGGCGATTACTAATGGCAATACTTGGCTGGCCGACATGGTTGAGGATGTAAGCGGGAAGATTGAAGAATTCTGTTTGGATGTAGAAGATTGCATCTGCACG GACACGGTTAATTATGTTGAGAGCAAGCTAAAGAAGGTGCGTGCTGACGTGACAAGCTTTTGCTTGAAGTTCGTGCAAGAAGTTTTCACCCCGTCCCCGGAGCAGGCGAGTGAAGAGGTACTGTCCGATATGCCTCCTCTGGAAATTACTGACAGCTACACAACATCGGACCCCGCTGAAGGAGACTGCCTCCAAGAGGATTCTTGTAGTCTAAACAACTACTCCGATGTGGACTCCGGGAGCTTGGGCGACTCCACACAAGGTGTGCCAATCTCTCAAGCTGAAGCAACCCCGTTGAAGTTCAAGGACGGACACAAACGTGCCTCTTTAATGGAAGGACTTCGGGAGGATTTCCATGGTTTGGATACCTGCGCTTACAACACAAGTACAGTAAAGTCACTCCATTGTGTTAGTCCAGAAGAACATGTGAGCATCATTCCTGATGTCGCTCCCTCGAATGCATTTGTAGAACCGATCGGTACGTACCTCACAGATATCCTATGTGCATGTAATTGTGCTATAATGGCTAAACACAGGGAGCCTGCGTCTAGATTGCAG GTCTATGGCTGCACGCATTATGCAAGATGTGATGATTTTACATGCATTTCACTTCCATAA